CGCGCCACCTTTTCGGCATCGATATCGATGCAGAGCACCTGATTCCCCACCTGCGCCAGGCAGGCGCCGGTGACCAGCCCCACATACCCCGTCCCCACTACCGTTATCCGCATCCTTCCGACCCCATCCCTTCCTGCGCCAGTTCTTCGATCACGACGGTGGCCATGGCATATCGATGTTCATCCGTCAGACTCAACCACAGCCGCGGCTGCCGCGCACAGCGCGCCAGCTGTCGCTGCGCCGCGCCACACAAGATCAGCTGCGGGCGTCCGAGCGGATCGTGACCCACCTGGATCTCTCCCCAAGAGATGCCATAGCGCAGGCCAGTGCCCAACGCCTTCAGGGTCGCCTCTTTGGCGGCAAAACGGCGGGCGAGGAAGGCGGCACCCTGAGCCAGGGGAAATTCCCCGTATTCCTGCGCACCCAAGACCCGCTGCAGCAGCTTGTCGCCCCAGCGCTGCAAAAGCCCACTCATGCGCTGGACGGAAACCAGGTCGGTACCCAGACCCACGATCAAGAACGCGCCTGCCGCATCAAGCGTTTCATTTCCCGTACGGCGCTATCGAGACCATGAAAAATCGCATGCGCGACGATGGCATGGCCGATATTGAGTTCGGCAATTTCAGGAATCGCCGCGACCGCTTGGACATTCGTGTAATCGAGCCCATGTCCGGCATTGACCTGCAAGCCGCAACTCTGGGCCAAACGCCCTGCCTCGCGGAGAAGATCCAATTGTTGCCGAACCTCAGTGCGCTCTTTGGCGTTGGCATAGCTTCCCGTGTGCAGCTCGATAACCGGCGCACCGGTGGCCGCCGCCGCCTCGATCTGTCGCGGATCAGGGTCGATGAACAGCGACACCCGTACTCCCGCCCCTGCCAGACGCTCGCAGGCTGCTTGCACCCGCGCCCGTTGGCCAGCGACATCGAGCCCCCCTTCCGTAGTCAGCTCGGCGCGCCGCTCGGGCACCAGACAGCAATCACTGGGTCGCAGGCGCTCAGCAATCGCAAGCACATCCTCATTGACCGCCATTTCGAGATTCAGACGCGTGCGTAGGGTTTGTTGCAAGAGCTCGACATCACGTTCCTGGATATGGCGGCGATCCTCCCGCAAATGCGCGGTAATGGCATCGGCACCGGCGCGTTCCGCAACAAAAGCCGCTTCCAGGGGGTCGGGATAGCGGGTTCCACGTGCCTGCCGCAGTGTCGCGACATGATCGATATTCACACCCAAAGCTATCATCTGCTTTCTGCGCCTCCCCTGCTGCTGCGCCTGCGCCGCAAGTATGCCGCAAGAAGGCGCCGACTCTCCAGTGTTCGCCCACCGAGGAGCTGATCGAGTTCCATGGCCAAATAGCTGCGTAATTCACCCCACGCGCTGCGCTCCGGTGGCAACTGCAGATCCCCCCCTAGCCAGGTCAACGCCGCCGCGGAAACGGGCTGCGCCAAGGCAGGGGCATGCCGGGCACAGAACACCCCCTCTCCGGCCCGAGCGTAGGCGTTTGCTTCTTTTAGGAGAGCGCCGCATTGGGCGCAATGTATGACGTCTGCGGCCCAGCCAAGGGTTACCAGCAAACGCCGTTCAAAACGTCGCAGCAGCCAAAAATCCTCCGGCCTGGCGGCGAGCGCTTCTAAGATCTGGGAATATTCGACAAATAGTTCGTCCTGCGGATCCGCTCGCCCGGTCAGGCGCAGGAGAAGCTCGTTGAGATAGAACAGCAGCAGCGCCGGCACCGGGTGCTGCACGAGCCGGCCCGGGAGCTCTTCTGCGCTCTGGAGAACCGGAAGTTCACCTTGGCCAGCCCAACGCACCCAATAGGGGCGCCCGGCTTCCAGGCGGCCACGGCGCCGCTTACCCCGCGCCAAAACCCCCAGGCGTCCATGGTGTTCCGTAAACAGTTCGAGTACCAGACTGCCATCGCCAAACGGGTGAGAATGCAGTACCCAGGCCCGCTCTCCCTGGTTACGCTCCATATCCCATTTCGCGCAGGATACCCGGCTGCCGGTCCCAGTCTTCGCGTTCCTTCACCCATAGCCCCAGCCGCACCCGCGCCCCGGTCTGCTGCTCGATGCTTTCCCGCGCCCGCGTGCCAATGTGTTTGAGGCGCTGTCCCTTTTCCCCCAGCAGAATCGCCTTTTGCCCTGGCCGCCGACAGTAGATGGTCGCCTCGATTTCGTGCTTACCCTGCGGGCTGACCGCATATTTTTCGATGGCGACCGCAGTCTCGTAAGGGAGTTCAGCACTGAGCTGGCGAAAAATCTGTTCGCGTACCGCCTCGGCGGCCAGGAAACGCATCTGCCGATCCGTCACCTCATCTTCGTCATATTGGGCTGGCCCCTCCGGCAGGAGAGGAAGAATGACCCCTGCCAAACGTTCGACGTCATCCGGCCGGCGCGCACTCATCGGCAGGATCTGGGCAAAGCGCGCATGCCGGCTGAGCTCCTGTAGATAAGGCAGCAGACGTTCCTTCTGCGGCACCCGGTCGACCTTGTTGGCAACCAAAACCAGCGGCAGATCCCGTTGCTGCAGCCAGCGCAAGGCCTCGGCGTCGCCCGCCGTCCACAGCGGCGCCTCGACCACCAGAACTCCGAGGTTCGCAGCATCCAGAGCCGAGCGGGTGGCGCGCAGAATATGCCGATTGAGACTGCGGTATCCTTGATGCACACCGGGGGTGTCGAGGAACAGAATCTGCCCGTTGGGCCGGGTGTAGATGCCCAAGATCTGATCCCGGGTAGTCTGCGGGCGCGGGGCGGTGATACTGATTTTCTGGCCGACCAAATGATTGAGTAAGGTGGACTTGCCGACGTTCGGCCGGCCAATCAGCGCGACGCTGCCACAGCGATGCGCTATGGAGAGGTCCTCAGACGGCATGACGCTGCTCATGAAACCGGCTCTGCAGCTGTTCTAGCATCAGCTGCGCCGCCTGCTGTTCGGCCTTGCGCCGACTGCTGTCCTCGGCTTCCGTGGAAGGCATCCCTTCGACAGTGCAGCGGGCGACGAAACGACGCTCGTGCGCCTGCCCTTTTTCTTCCACCAGTTCATAGAAGGGTAAGGCCCGCCCCTTGCCCTGCAACAGTTCCTGCAGGCGCGTCTTGGGATCACGCAATTCCTCTGCTCCCAGCGCATCGGTAATCAGGGGCACGATGAGATGATCGACAATGGCTTCCGCGGCGCCAAAACCGCCATCCAGATAGGCAGCACCAATGATGGCCTCTACCGCGTCGGCACGAATGGAGGCGCGACGCGCACCACCACTACGCATCTCTCCTGCCCCGAGAATCAGGACATCAGCGACACTGATGGTTTCCGCTATCTGCGCCAGGGTTTCCTCCCGCACCAGACGCGCCCGCATGCGCGAGAGATCGCCCTCACTCACCTTGGCAAAACGCTCGTAGAGCCGCGCTGCAACGATAAAATTGAGCGCGGCATCGCCCAAAAACTCCAGCCGCTCGTTGTGTGTGGCGGCGGCACTACGATGCGTTAGCGCCTGACGCAATAGAGCGAGGTTCTGGAAGCGATAGGCAATATGGTCTTGCAGTCGGTCTAGCGTATTCATGTGCCAAGTATACCTGCAGCTTCAGAAAAGCGGGAGATGGGAATCCAATATCGTCATGTGGACTGCCTTTTCTCCACCACGACCGAACAGATCATCCCTGCCGTCAGCGGCAAATCCCGCGGCTTTTGGAGCAAGCGGATCCGTACTGGGATACGCGCCGGCAGCCGCACCCAATTGAAACTCGCCCGCACATCTGCCTCTAGACGCTCGCCGGTGTGACTTTCGCGATCGGTGATGGCGGGCGCGATACCCTCCACTACCCCTGGCAGACTATGTCGCGCCCCCAATAGGGTGACCCTTGCCTTGTCGCCGACATGGACCCCAGTCAGACGGGTCTGCTCCATATAGGCATCCACCCAGTAATCGTCAGACTCCACCAGCGCGAGCAACGGCTTGCCGGTCTGTGCATAGTCTCCAACCCGCAAACGGAGATGGGTAATGGTTCCCGCTACCGGCGCCCGCACCGTCGTCCGCGACAGGTCATATTCGGCCAAGTGCAGACGCGCACGGGCGGCCGCCAATTGTGCCTGCGCGGTACGCACCGCAAGCAGGGCATCGGCGCGCGCCTCTGCGGATACGACATCCGCCGGCAGGTCGGCACGTCGCGCCGCCTGTTCCTTGCGCAGAGCGAGTTGGGCGCTGGCTTCCGCCAATGCTGCGCGCGCGTTGGCCAAGGCAAGCTGGTAGCGCCGCGGATCGATGCGAAACAGAACTTGTCCGGCCCGAACCGGCGCATTATCTGCAACTGCAAGATCCACCACGCGGCCGCTGACATCGGCATTGACTTCCACGATCTGCGCCTGCACGACGGCATCTCGGGTCCACGGACCGTCCATGTAGGCGTGCCAGAGGCGCCAACCCAGCCATCCCGCTAGAAGCAGCACCACCACGGTCACCAAGACACGCAACAGGCGACGCATCATCCATATACTCCCAGGCCCAAAAGAGAAAAGACACAAACAAATAGCGCAAGGCGGAACAGTGCCGGGTGCCAAACCCAGCGATCGAGATTCCAACGACTCGTCAGTTTATCGGCGATCAGATAGAAAACGACCGAAACGGCAAAAATTGGCAGAAGGGTGGGAACAACCGCGCCAAAAACAGTGATCTCAACCGGCATCTTGCAGCTCTAGCGCCTGGGAAAGGCGTCGGGAGACGCTGGCGATCACGTGCACATAGACGCGAAACAGCGCGTCCGGAGGCAAGATCGGATGCAGTGCAGGGTCAAGCCTCTCCTCGGGAAGATGCTGTACCGCATCCAGTGTGGCGCGCAGTCGCCGTCGATCTTCCCCGCTCATGGCCCCAGAGCGCCGCTCCTGAATGCTTTGCAGAAGAAGTTCCACATAGTCCCGCGCATAAATTTGCAAGGGATTCCCCTCTGTATCTTCATTACGCGCATGCAACAAAATCCGTAGCTGCAAGATACCTTCTGCCAGTTCGTCCAGGCGCATGGCCTCGCGCAGCACCTGGGCGTCGCCCTGTTCTTGGGGTGTCAAGGCAGCAGCGAGCAGACGCAGATATTCCCGACTTTCCGCGGCATAGCGATTCCGCAGATTGCCCAGAGGTGCCTTCGCCACGGCACGTACCAGAGCCCGAAAGCGCTCGAGCAGACGGCGACGTTCCCAGTGATTTCCCGGCGGGAAGATCAGAAAGAAGGCGATGCCCACTAGGAACACCGCTATCAGCTCGGCAAAGCCCGAATTGAGCATGTTGAGGTAGGAAAATGAATGAGGATTATCTGGGACCGCCAATTGTGGGAAGAAAATGCCAAAACCGGCGGCGGTACCCGCCCAGCGACCATACGTCAGCAGCCACGGTGAAAGCAGAAAAAATGGGAATAGCGCCAGCGCAAGCATGAGAAATCCCTGGAGACGAGGCAGAAATTCCAGAGAAAACAGCAGAGCCGCCAGAAAGGCAAGAACAATCCCGAACCCCATTTGCCGCGCTGAGGCTACCGGATTGGGAAAGGTGGAAAAAAGTGCGACCAGCACCACCGCGATGATCAACGCCGATGGCCCCGACGGCCACGCCGTCCACAGCCAAAAACAGGAAACGATGGCGACCACCAAGATACTGCGCAGCGCTCCACTGAGAGGTTGTATGATCTCGGTCGGCGGACGACTAAAGGAGGCCCGCCATCGCCTATCGCGCACCTCATCGATGGTCATTGGCAACGGCAGCGGCGCCATCTGCTCCTGTGGATGCAGCAACCGATGATAACTGTCGAGATAACGCCGAAACTCCGCCAAATAGCGGGTCAGCAGTAGAATGAGACTATCCAGTGCCAAGGCCTGCGCGGCATCGAGGCGCGGGTGCAGCCTCTCGCGCAGTGCCGTTAGCTGTTCTATGACTTTGTCCTGCACGCTTTGCAGGTGAATGCGGGCCTGGGCACTGTTGCCAGCCTGAATGGTCTGTCGCAGCTCTTCCAGTTTACTGCGCAATTGCTCCAACAGCTCTTGGCTGGCCTCCTGCACCGGGGTTAAAGCGGGGCGGCGTAGACGCCGGATATGACTGTTGAGTAGATGGAGGGTACCTGAAGCGAACATCATGTCGGCAATCATCTCGCCGACCCGCTCATTGTGACGGCGTCCTGCCGCGCTCTCGAAGAAGGAACCCGAGCGGTAATTGTCGAGTTGCAGAGTTTCCTGAATGGCAGCGAGGTGGAGGACAATCCAGTCTGCGCGCGGGACGCCCCCATTGAGTACCCGCAAGGAATTACCGAGAAAATGTTCCAATCTGCTTTGGGCAGTGCTTTGCAAAAGCTCACCCAAAGATTGGGGAAAGACTACTGCACTCACCGACGATGCCACCAGGATACCCAACATGACATCGCTGAGACGGGCAATGCCAATCTCCACCGCGTGCCCCGGGTCGAGGGCGGCAGGTATCCCGACCAAGGCCGCGGTGTAGCCGGCGAGTACAAAGGCATAGGCCTGAAAATTGCGGAAATAGCGCGCGCCCGCCGTACAAAAGCCGATCCACAGGGCCATGCCGGCGAGGAAACCGATACCCGCATCCGGGAACAGCGCCACTAGAAGCAGTGCAACGATACTGCCGATGATGGTCCCGATAGCGCGATAGAAACTCTTGGCAAGCACCATCCCATTGCGGGATTGCATGACGATAAAAACGGTGATGACCACCGTACTCGGTGAATCGAGCTGAAAGCGATAGGCTAGCCACAGAGCTAGCAGAGCCGCCAGTGCCGTCTTGCCCAAAAACAGCCAATTTTGCAGGTCTTGGCGGTAAAAATCTCGCCAGAACCGGTACTGGGCAGCAAGAGAACTAGCCATGGCCAGCCGACGTCCCAGGCCAAGTCTGCATTACCACCCGCCCTCCCAAAGCAGCGTAGAGACCGACGAGAGTCTGTTCGGCATGGGTATCCAAGCGCAAACGCTCCAGTCGGTTTTCAATCAGGGGGATCTGTGCCTCCAGCGCTGGCAGTGCATTGCTCAGCCCCGCCTGGTAGCGCTGCTGTTGCAATCGTGCGCTATGTTCCAGAATGGCTTCCCGGTGTTGCAGGCTGGCACGTTCCTGCGCCGCGGCCTGCAGAGTCGTCAAATCACCGGCCACCTGTTGCAAGGCCTGTAGTAGGGTCTTGCGATACTGCGCCAGAGTAAGATCGTAGTTTGCCTTGCTGGCGTCAAAATTGCCGCGCAGGCGTCCGCCCGAAAAAATCGGCAGGCTGATTGCTGGCCCGATTCCGGCCTGCAAGGAACCAGGGTGCAAAAAGGTGAACAAGCCACCAGCGGCGGCCAGCCCCCCGGCAAAGGCGACGAGATTGATGTTGGGGTAGTAGGCATCGCGCGCCACTTGAATGGCCGCTGCAGCGGCCTCGATCGCATTCCGTTGTGCCACAACATCCGGCCGCGCTCCCACCCACGCTGCCGGCACCTGCGTCGGACTTCGCCAATGCGGCTGGATCAATGACTGTGGGTCAGGATCCCGCAGCGCTGTCGGCAGACGAGTTCCCTGCCCACAGAGTATGGCGAGGGCCTCGCGGTTCTGCTCGCGCTGTGCCCCTTCGGCTTCAATCTCTCGTTGTAGACGCGAAAGCCGAGCAGCATTTTCCAGCGCTAACAGGGAATTACTCAGACCATGTTGCTCCCGCTGCTCTTCGATGCTTTCGATCTGTTGCAATATCCTCTGTTCCGCATGCAGTTGCGCAAGGGCTGCAGCGTTACCGGCAATCGCCAGCAGCTGCTGCAGCACCGCAGCCTCCAGCACCAGGGTCGCCGCCTTTTGCTTCTGCTGCATCATCAGAAGCTGTAATTGCGCCTCATGTACCCGCTCCTGCTCTTTGCCCCAGAGATCGAAGTGGTAGGAGAAATCCAGTTTCAAGGCATTATTCCAGGAGCTTTCTCCGGCATAAGGGGGCAGATAGAACTGATTTTGCGTCCAGCGACTCACCCCGATATGACCGGCCAGATCGGCCTGCGGCGAGAGCTTCGCGCCAGCGCTACGCAGGCTCGCAGCTGCCAACCGGACCCGCGCCTCGGCCTCTTCCAGATCTGGATTGTTGCGTAAAGCAAGACGCAGAATCTCCTGCTGGCGTTCATTGAGCAAGGCTTGCCACCAATCCGCTTTGGCTGGCTGAGTCGCACCAGTCAGCACCAGCCCCTTGCTGAGCTGCAAGTCCTGCAATTTGGTGGGCGCCGCAAGCTGAGGCATCTTTGGAGCACAGCCGGTGAAGGCAGCCAGTACCACGAAGCAAGCGATAATCCGCCAGGACCTCACGTATCCCTCCACTGCCTCAGTCAGAGCGTTATCATGACGTCACCCTGTCATGCCCTGCAGACGCTCCCGGAGCTCGGCTACCACCTGCGCCACTTGCACACCGTCTGCGGAGGACAGACGCCAGTCGGTTTCCTCAGCGCGAAACCAGGTTTCCTGCCGCTTGGCCAGCTGCCGGGTGGCATAGAGAGCGGCCTGTTCCGCCTCGGGCAGGGAGTACTCGCCACGCAACCAAGCGAATAGTTGGCGGTAGCCCACCGAGCGACAGGCCGGATAATCTTCCAACCCGTAGCGCCCGAAGAGAGCCTCGGCCTCCTCGCGGAAACCCGCAGCATACATCGCTTGCAGGCGTGCAGCGATACGCGCATGCAGTTCTGCCCGCGGGGGCTGCAGGACGATCTTCCAAAGCGGTCCGGGCAGTCCCCCTTGCCAGGGTTCGCTCGTCTTACCCTGGGCCAGCAGTTCGAGGGCGCGCTGTATCCGTTGAGCGTCGTGGGGATGGATCGCGGCTGCCCGATCCGGCGCCTTCTCTGCCAGTTGCCGATGCAGGGCCGGCCAGCCATCCCGCGCGGCCTTTTCCTGCAACTGCTGGCGCAAGCGCGGGTCGGCGGCTGGCAGCTCGGCTATGCCACGTTCCAGCGCGCGAAAATATAGACCAGTACCGCCAACCAATAGAGGGATCTGTCTGGCGGCACGGGCCGCAGTGATTTCCGCCCGGGCGTCCCGAGCAAAATCGCCGGCCGAGTAGATCTCTTCCGGTTCGCGGATATCGATCAGGGCGTGGGGATAGCGGGCCTGGAGCGCAACATCGGGCTTGGCGCTGCCCAGATCAAAATGACGATAGATGGCCAGCGAATCGACACTGATGAGGCGGATGGGAAAGCAATCTGCCAGACGCAGGGCGAGAGCCGTCTTGCCACTCGCCGTCGGCCCCTGCAGGAAGAGGGTTGGCAGGGGGGATGTCTCGGTATCCGGAAAATCCATATTCCCAAGAGCGACGTTCAGCGTCCACGCAGAAACAGGCGATCGAGCTCGGCCAGGTTCCACTGGACGATGGTGGGCCGACCATGATTGCATTGCGTGAAGCGTGGCGTTGCCTCGAGCTGCCGCAAGAGGGCATTCATCTCCGCCAGGCTCAAGGAATGATGGTCCTTGATGGCGGCGTGGCAGGCCATCTCCGCCAGACGTTCGTCGCCTTGTCCGGCCTGCCAGGCGGGCTCCTCCGCGAGGCAGTCCGCCACCAGATCGGCAATGGCAGCTTGGGGAAACCCCAGTGCGCAGGCGTGAATGCGCAGACTTCCTGGTCCGCTGCGCGACCAGTCGAGGCCGGCCTCGCGCAACAACTCGGCGCGCTCCGCCAGACGATCGGCTTGGCTGGGGCTGATTTCGACCTGCACAGGCAAAAGTAGCGCTTGCCGTTGCCCCGCCACCCGCTGCGCCTTGAAGCGCTCATACAGGATACGCTCATGGGCCGCATGCTGATCAACGAGCAGCATCCCTTCGCGGTTCTCCGCGACGATGAAACGCTGATGAATCTGTCCCAAAGCCCGTCCCAGAGGGTACTCCTTCCACAGCGCATCCGGCTCCGCCGACGACAGCGGTGGGAGTTCGGAAGCAGAGCGAGGCGCATCGCGAAAGCTGGGAGCGACCAACTTCTGCCAGTAGCTCTCGCTGCTGCCCTCCTGCACCTGGCCCGCGGCAAAACCCGAAAGAGGCGCCTGGGCGCCATAATATCCCTTGCCAATCGGCTGCTCGACCCTTTCTGCAGAGAAAACGGACGCTGCGCGTGGGCGCGCCTGATCGGCGATGACGTCTGCCAGGCTATGCCGGACGAAGTCGTGGATCAGTCGTGCCTCGCGAAAGCGCACCTCGGTTTTGGCGGGATGTACATTGACATCCACCAGCGCAGTCGGTAGCTCCAGATAGCAGATGGCGACGGGTTGGCGGTCCTGGTAGAGCACATCGGCGTAGGCGGAGCGCAAGGCATGACGCAGGCTGGCGTCCTGCACCGCACGGCCATTGACGAAGAAATACTGCTCGTCGGCGCGGGGTCGGTTAAAGCTGGGTAAAGCGAGCCAGCCCCAGAGTCGCCAGCCGTTACCTTCCTGTTCGAAACGCAGGGCATTACGGAGAAATTCATCGCCGAGAATGGCCGCCACGCGCGCATCCTGATCCGCCTCGCTCAGGGCTGCCGGATACTGCGCCAACAGGCGTTTTCCTTGTTGCAGACGCAGATCTACGGGAAAGGCGCTGAGGGCCAGCTGACGCCAGAGCTTCTGGATACGAGCAAGTTCGGTGGCAGGGGCTTTCAGGAATTTGCGCCGCGCCGGAACATTGTAGAACAGATCCTCCACCCGAACCGTGGTACCGAAAGCCCGCGCCGCCGGAGTATCTTCTTGCAGGATGCCAGCTGCCAGGCACAGGCGTCGCGCCGCACTCGTCCCGACGGCCCGGCTGATGATTTCCAGGCGCGCGACGGAGGCAATGGCCGGCAGGGCCTCTCCGCGAAAGCCGAAGCTCTGAATCTGCTCGAGCTCCACATCATCGTAGAGTTTGCTGGTGGCGTGTCGCGACAGGGCCAGAGGCAGATCCTCCGCCTCGATACCGATGCCATCGTCCTGCACCTCGAGCAGCTCGATCCCTGCCCCTTCGAGGAGCACATCGATGCGCCGAGCACCGGCATCGAGGCTGTTTTCGATGAGCTCTTTCAACACAGAAGCGGGGCGTTCCACCACCTCACCCGCAGCGATCCGGTCCGCCAGCTGCGGACTCATCACCTGCACCCGACGCCGCGTTTCAGGCATGCGCGGACAAGCCCGCCGACGCCACTGTCAGGGCCTCCAGCCAGTCCGTACCGCGTGGACTCGCGGCATGGACGACGAGGCGGTGCGCACCAGCCTCTGCAAGAGACATGTCTATCCGTAGGTCGGCTGGTGGCAAATACGCAAGGGCGCGCTGCGGCCACTCCACCAGCCACAATGCATTTTTCTGCAAATAATCGCGCAGGCCGATGTATTCCAGTTCCTCTGCCTCTACCAACCGATACAGATCCAGGTGCAGTACCATCCCCGCTGCCGTGTCATACTCCTCTACCAGGGTATAGGTGGGGCTGCGGACAACGTCGCTGTAGCCCAGGGCATGGATCAGGGCGCGCGCCAAGGCGGTCTTTCCCGCCCCTAGATCTCCCTGCAGATAAATGACTCCGGGGATCGGCGTCAGCCGGGCAAAGTCCCGTGCCCAGGCCTCGGTAGCCGCCAGGTCGGGCAATTCCCGGATCATGATTGGGACAGGAGCCCCCGGAGGATATCGGAACGGCTGACCATGCCCAAGAGCTTCCCCTCACCATCGACCACGGGTAAGGCGTGGAGCCGATGTTCGAACATCCGGTCGGCCACGGTATCGATGCTTTCCTCCGGGCGCGCCAGTTGTAGATGCCTTTTGGTGGCGAGGCCCTGCGCATCGACCGCAGTGACCTTACGCAATTCTTCTGCATACTCGTGCATGCCGGAGATGGGAATCACACTGTCCAGGATGGAAATCACCGTGGGTAGATGCACCTGCCGGTGGGCATCGATCAGATCGCGTTCGGTGATAATCCCCGTCACCCGGCCGCGGTCGTCCACGACTGGCAGGCTGTGGTGCCCAGAGCTCAGCATCTTCTTGCTGACCTCCTCCACACCATCGCCCTCGCGCACCGAAATCACCTCGGTCGTCATCAGCGCACTGATATTTTTCATGTCTTGGATTCCTCAGCCATGCTGTCTTGCAATACTTGCAGAATAAGGTCTATTTCTGCGGCTGTCACCGAAAGCGGGGGCACCAGAACGATGCTGTCGCCCAGAGGTCGCAGGTAGACCCCTGCGTCGCGGGCCCGGCGGCAGACGGCGTACTCACGCCGCTCCCCATAGGTATAGGCATTGCCATTGCGCGGATCACGCAGGGGGACGGCTGCCATCAGACCAAACTGCCGGGGCGCTGACGAAAAAGGTAAGCCGGCAAAGCGCTGCAATCCCTGCTGCAGTTGCGCGATGCGTGCGCGCACCTGGGTCAGCAGATCGCTCTCCGCAAAGAGCGCCAGATTTTCCAGCGCCACTGCACAGGCCAGCGGATTCGCCGTGTAGGTGTGGCCATAGTAGAACTGCTTGGCCTCACCAAAGGGGGCCAGGAAGGCTGCATAGATCGGTTCCTGTGCCAAAGTAGCTGCCAAGGGCAGATAGCCGCCACTGATCCCCTTGCCCAGGGCCAGAAGGTCGGGAGATACCCCTTCTTGTTCACAGTAGAACAGCGTGCCGCTACGACCAAAGCCGCTGGCGACCTCATCGACGATCAGCAATACCTCATAGCGGCGACAAAGCGCCGCCGCCCCCGCCAGGATACCCCGCGGGTAGGGCAAGATACCAGCCGCACCCTGCACCCCCCCCTCCAGAACCAGGGCGATGATCTCATCCGCGCGCTCCCGCAGGATATCCTCCAGCGACTGCAGCCAGCTTGCGCAGGCAGACTCGGCATCGCCCTGCAGGCGTTGCTGCAGCAACCAAGGGCTGGGCAGCCGGTCTACGGGAAAATGCAGGTGGCCGTACACCCCATGGAAGAGAGGGAAGCCACCCAGCGAGCTGGCGCCAATGGTATCGCCATGATAGGCGTCGTCCACCGAGAGAAAGCGGCGCTTTTCCTTCCTCCCCAGATTCTGCCAATACTGTGCGGCAATTTTCACCGCCACTTCCACCGCCTCGGCACCGTCCTCCGAGAAAAACACCCGTTCGAGTCCCGCGGGAGCGATCTCCGTCAGGGCCTTCGCCAGGCGGATGCCCGCGGGATGGCTGGCGCCCAGGACCGTGGTGTGCGCCACTTTGTCCAGCTGCGCGCGCAGCGCGGCATCCAGGCGCGGGTGACGGTGTCCATGGACGTTGCACCACAGACTGGCAATGGCATCCAAGGCCTTACGCCCGCGGATATCATAGACATAATTGCCTTCGCCGCGCTCGATGATCCAGGGATCATCATCCCCCCAGCAGGACATCTGCGTGAAAGGGTGCCAGAAATGCTGTCGATCCCAGTCACGCAACTCCTGTTCTTCGCTCAAGAAATCCTCCAGTTTTGCAGTACGCGCGGGATCTGCGCGAGGATATCGCGGGCCAACAGACTCGCTTCACCGAGTTCGTCTGCGGCCAGATCACCAGCCCGGGCATGGATACAGACCGCGAGGCTCGCTGCTTCCAAGGCGCGCAATCCCTGTGCCCAAAGACCGGCAATGAGGCCAGTGAGAACATCACCGCTGCCTCCCGTGGCCATACCAGGGTTACCCCAAGGGCAGCGCCCGAGCAGGCTGCCGTCACTGACCAGAGTGCCTTCCCCTTTGAGGACCCAGACACCCCCATAGCGCCGTACCAGCGCGGCAATCGCCGCCTCCCGGTCGGCCTGCACCGTTGCGGCAGTGCTGTGCAACAGGCGTGCGGCCTCCCCCGGATGCGGCGTACAGATACGTTCGCCCCCACCCTGCAGGATGCCCGGGCCGAAGCGGGCCAGGATATTCAGGGCATCGGCATCCCAGACCCGGCGTTGCGGTAAGGCTGCCGCCTCGCGCACCAAGTCATGGGCCGCCAGCCCCTGG
This sequence is a window from Acidithiobacillus sp. AMEEHan. Protein-coding genes within it:
- the acpS gene encoding holo-ACP synthase; protein product: MIVGLGTDLVSVQRMSGLLQRWGDKLLQRVLGAQEYGEFPLAQGAAFLARRFAAKEATLKALGTGLRYGISWGEIQVGHDPLGRPQLILCGAAQRQLARCARQPRLWLSLTDEHRYAMATVVIEELAQEGMGSEGCG
- the pdxJ gene encoding pyridoxine 5'-phosphate synthase, whose protein sequence is MIALGVNIDHVATLRQARGTRYPDPLEAAFVAERAGADAITAHLREDRRHIQERDVELLQQTLRTRLNLEMAVNEDVLAIAERLRPSDCCLVPERRAELTTEGGLDVAGQRARVQAACERLAGAGVRVSLFIDPDPRQIEAAAATGAPVIELHTGSYANAKERTEVRQQLDLLREAGRLAQSCGLQVNAGHGLDYTNVQAVAAIPEIAELNIGHAIVAHAIFHGLDSAVREMKRLMRQARS
- the recO gene encoding DNA repair protein RecO, with amino-acid sequence MERNQGERAWVLHSHPFGDGSLVLELFTEHHGRLGVLARGKRRRGRLEAGRPYWVRWAGQGELPVLQSAEELPGRLVQHPVPALLLFYLNELLLRLTGRADPQDELFVEYSQILEALAARPEDFWLLRRFERRLLVTLGWAADVIHCAQCGALLKEANAYARAGEGVFCARHAPALAQPVSAAALTWLGGDLQLPPERSAWGELRSYLAMELDQLLGGRTLESRRLLAAYLRRRRSSRGGAESR
- the era gene encoding GTPase Era, whose amino-acid sequence is MPSEDLSIAHRCGSVALIGRPNVGKSTLLNHLVGQKISITAPRPQTTRDQILGIYTRPNGQILFLDTPGVHQGYRSLNRHILRATRSALDAANLGVLVVEAPLWTAGDAEALRWLQQRDLPLVLVANKVDRVPQKERLLPYLQELSRHARFAQILPMSARRPDDVERLAGVILPLLPEGPAQYDEDEVTDRQMRFLAAEAVREQIFRQLSAELPYETAVAIEKYAVSPQGKHEIEATIYCRRPGQKAILLGEKGQRLKHIGTRARESIEQQTGARVRLGLWVKEREDWDRQPGILREMGYGA
- the rnc gene encoding ribonuclease III, whose translation is MNTLDRLQDHIAYRFQNLALLRQALTHRSAAATHNERLEFLGDAALNFIVAARLYERFAKVSEGDLSRMRARLVREETLAQIAETISVADVLILGAGEMRSGGARRASIRADAVEAIIGAAYLDGGFGAAEAIVDHLIVPLITDALGAEELRDPKTRLQELLQGKGRALPFYELVEEKGQAHERRFVARCTVEGMPSTEAEDSSRRKAEQQAAQLMLEQLQSRFHEQRHAV
- a CDS encoding HlyD family secretion protein — its product is MMRRLLRVLVTVVVLLLAGWLGWRLWHAYMDGPWTRDAVVQAQIVEVNADVSGRVVDLAVADNAPVRAGQVLFRIDPRRYQLALANARAALAEASAQLALRKEQAARRADLPADVVSAEARADALLAVRTAQAQLAAARARLHLAEYDLSRTTVRAPVAGTITHLRLRVGDYAQTGKPLLALVESDDYWVDAYMEQTRLTGVHVGDKARVTLLGARHSLPGVVEGIAPAITDRESHTGERLEADVRASFNWVRLPARIPVRIRLLQKPRDLPLTAGMICSVVVEKRQST
- a CDS encoding DUF1656 domain-containing protein, with protein sequence MPVEITVFGAVVPTLLPIFAVSVVFYLIADKLTSRWNLDRWVWHPALFRLALFVCVFSLLGLGVYG